One genomic segment of Amycolatopsis granulosa includes these proteins:
- a CDS encoding YeeE/YedE thiosulfate transporter family protein produces the protein MSAVTDRPPAGNFLLRSPTSCAAPIPEPEQPVRKVPLLISAAGAVALSWYVWATYGGKFGALLVIGLFLGVALYHSRFGFTSAWRQLLAVGNGEGLRAHALLLGTAATLVALLIGTGTGLFGTTPKATAGPIGLALFVGATLFAVGMQLGGACASGTLFAVGAGQSSIVLTLGGFIAGSVLYTWAFPVFNGWPQVSGVLLADHVGWWGSWAITVAVLGLVVVVTRIVQARRNPPPVGVPPTAKGVARVFRGSWPLLAGAVVLAVLAGAVVLVSGGTWGVTFAFALWGAKFLQLLGLHPETWEFWQTTSNAKSLAGPIWTDKTSLTDIGIILGAAVAAAAAGTWKIHSEIPWRTAVASVLGGILMGIGARLAGGCNIGAYLAGISTGSLHGWLWGVFALGGTWIGLKLRPLFGLANPKPADSIC, from the coding sequence GTGTCCGCTGTCACCGACCGGCCGCCGGCCGGCAACTTCCTGCTGCGCTCGCCCACTTCGTGCGCGGCGCCGATCCCGGAGCCGGAGCAGCCGGTCCGCAAGGTCCCGCTGCTGATCTCCGCCGCCGGGGCGGTCGCGCTGAGCTGGTACGTCTGGGCCACCTACGGCGGCAAGTTCGGCGCACTGCTGGTCATCGGACTGTTCCTGGGCGTTGCCCTCTACCACTCGCGCTTCGGGTTCACCTCCGCCTGGCGGCAGCTGCTGGCCGTCGGCAACGGCGAGGGCCTGCGGGCGCACGCGCTGCTGCTCGGCACGGCCGCGACGCTGGTCGCGCTGCTCATCGGCACCGGGACCGGCTTGTTCGGCACCACGCCGAAGGCGACCGCAGGCCCGATCGGGCTGGCGTTGTTCGTCGGGGCAACGCTGTTCGCGGTCGGCATGCAGCTCGGCGGCGCGTGCGCGTCGGGCACGCTGTTCGCGGTCGGGGCGGGACAGTCGTCGATCGTGCTCACGCTCGGCGGCTTCATCGCCGGGTCGGTCCTCTACACCTGGGCGTTCCCGGTCTTCAACGGCTGGCCGCAGGTGTCCGGTGTGCTGCTCGCCGACCACGTCGGCTGGTGGGGTTCGTGGGCGATCACCGTCGCCGTGCTCGGGCTCGTCGTCGTCGTGACCCGGATCGTGCAGGCGCGCCGCAACCCGCCGCCGGTGGGCGTCCCGCCGACCGCGAAGGGCGTCGCGCGCGTCTTCCGCGGCTCGTGGCCGCTGCTGGCCGGCGCCGTCGTGCTGGCCGTGCTCGCCGGTGCGGTCGTGCTCGTCTCCGGCGGCACCTGGGGCGTCACGTTCGCCTTCGCGTTGTGGGGCGCCAAGTTCCTGCAGCTGCTCGGTCTGCACCCGGAGACCTGGGAGTTCTGGCAGACCACCAGCAACGCCAAGTCGCTGGCCGGTCCGATCTGGACGGACAAGACCAGCCTCACCGACATCGGCATCATCCTGGGCGCGGCGGTCGCCGCCGCGGCGGCGGGCACCTGGAAGATCCACTCCGAGATCCCGTGGCGCACCGCCGTCGCATCCGTCCTCGGCGGAATCCTCATGGGCATCGGTGCCCGGCTGGCCGGCGGCTGCAACATCGGCGCCTACCTGGCCGGCATCTCCACCGGCAGCCTGCACGGCTGGCTGTGGGGCGTGTTCGCCCTCGGCGGCACGTGGATCGGCCTGAAGCTGCGCCCGTTGTTCGGGCTCGCCAACCCGAAGCCGGCGGATTCCATCTGCTGA